In Paenibacillus durus, the DNA window GACGTCAAGGGCCGTATATGAACGCGATTATTCCCGGCTGATCCATTCGCCGACCTTCCGCAGGCTGCAGGGGAAATCGCAGGTATTCGGAGCAGGTACAGGGGATTATTACCGGACGAGATTAACTCATTCGCTTGAGGTGGCTCAAATTGCCCGGGAGGCCGCTAAGAGCCTGCTGCGTTCTTATCCGGAAGTGGGCATGGAGCAGGCCGGCAATCCGGGACTGGTCATTGATCCAGAGGTGGTCGAATGTGCGGCGATTGCCCATGATTTCGGTCATCCTCCGTTCGGACATAAAGGGGAAGAAGTACTCGACAGTATTCTGGACCGCTTAATTGAGGAAAAAACCGCGCAGAAGGCGGCGGTAACAGGGGCGGACCCGGCACGTAAACTCGAAATTTACAATGAGATGAGAACCAAGTATGAGCATTTTGAAGGCAACGCGCATAATTTCCGGCTCATCATGTTCCTGGAGAAGCGCGAGAACATCGACGGACTCAATCTGTCCGATGCCGTTCTGCTTGGAATCAATAAGTATCCTTTTCCCGGAACGACGCTTAAAAAGGGTATGTATCTGCATGAATACGAATATATCTCGCATATCCGCTCGGAGTGGGGCATCCCGCAAGGGAAGAAGACGCTCGAAGCCCAGTTGATGGATTTATGCGATGATATCGCTTATTCCGCTCATGACCTTGAGGACGGCATCAAGGCCGGGAAGATTGAAGTCCATGAATTCTTCATGCACGACCCTTATATTTTAAGGCTCATTGTCGAGAAAATCATGACGCTGGAGGATTCTTTCTGGCATGGATGGACCGAGGAAGCGATCCGGCCAAAGGTAGAAGAAGTGCTGAACTCATTCCTGCGGATCTGGAAGGAGAAAATGCCGACCTGCGAGAACGATTATTCCCGGACCCGCCGCGAGGTCAAAGCCTACTGGGTCAGCACCTTTGTCGCCAGCCTCGGCGTCATACCGGATGGTGATTGGAAGAAGGTTACCTTTATCAAGGAAGGAAAAGAAGACGAGGACCTGCTGCGTACGGTAAGCGTACTGAAAAGCTTTGCCTGGGTGACGATGATTCGCGATCTGCGCGTTCAGCGGCTGCAAAAGCGCAGCGAGTGGATTGTACGGAGGCTATGGGGGGCGTTCCTCGACCCCGATACGTCGAAAGCGATCATCCCTACCGATTGGTTGCAGCGTTTTGAGAAGGACCAGCGTAAGCAAAGGCCGATTTGGACCTGGGAGCATATGGTGATCGACTATATCGCCGGAATGACCGATGCTTTTGCCGAGAAAATTTACAATGAGCTGTTCGGGCTTAAAGTCGGCTCAATCTATGATCTGGATTAACAAATTAACGCCTGATCTGTAGAAATATGGAGCGGGCGTTTTTTGTGTGCATTTGATAGTACCGCCGTATAGCATTGCTGTACCGGCAATCGGCGGCCCGTTTTCAGGTATAATAGAATGCGGCGGCGGGAGGAATGCCCTGCTGTTTCTTAAATGAATCGCGAAAGGCGGGACTATACCGATTGGATTACAACTTGGATTACAAACTAACGCCTTATTTGTATATGTACCGCAGCCATGAGAATGAAAGCGGACTGTGTTCTCTGGAGCTGGATGTATTATTGCAGGGGGATATTCTAGCTCCTGGACTGATTATTGCCCGGGAAAAGATTGATCCAAGCCGAAGCCCGTTCTTATCGGGGAGAATCGACATATTATGCGCTTCGGATTCGGAGGAGGAAATTGCGCAGTTCGCAGGCGGGATCAGGCTTGGGGAAGGAGAGACCTTCAAGCTGTTCTGCCCCAAGGAAGGAGGCGGAACCTATGAAGAGCGCAGAGAGCTGGAGAGGAGGGTCGGCAGGCAGGTATCCGGAACGGCCGACATGCGGTCGCCGGACCGCGTGTTCGGTCTGGTCATGCATGAGGGCGTGCTTCTGCTGGGCGAGTACCGCGAGAGCGACAGGAGCTGGCAGCGGCGCAAGGTTAAGCCGCATAACTATTCGACGGGACTCGGCGTGGTGCTGTCCCGGTCAGCCGTCAACATTGCGGCTTCGCGTCCGGAAGGCCTGCGGATACTTGACCCCTGCTGCGGAATGGGGAGCGTGCTGATCGAAGGGCTGTCCATGGGCATGGACATGGCCGGATGCGATCTGAATCCGCTCGCTGTACGGGGGGCGAGAGGGAATCTGCGCCATTTCGGCTACCCGGAGAATATCGTAACTCTCGGCGATATGAGAAATCTGTCCGGGCATTTTGACGCGGCCGTCCTGGATATGCCATATAATCTGTGCTCGGTTCTCTCGCCGACCGATACAAAGGAGATGCTGGAGACGCTCCGCCGCTTAACCGGCCGCGCGGTTATTATTTCCACACAGCCGGTAGAGGAGAGTATCGCTGCGGCCGGTTTTTCAATCAAAGGCGGCTGCACTGTGTCCAAAGGGTCCTTTAAGCGGTCGCTTTGGCTGTGCGTTTAGTATTGCTCGTCGGTAGTCGACCACATTTTTGGACGGAGCGCCATTAGCCAGATATGATTTCATATTTTCGGTGAAAATATCGATAAGGCGGTCGCCGTAATAATCGGTTAAGCCGGCGTTATGAGGAGTGATAACGACCTGCTTCATGTCCCACAGGAGATGATCCTCCGGCAGCGGCTCCGTCTCGAATACATCGAGGCCCGCGCCGCGAAGCCGTCCGTTCTTTAGCGTTTCGGCCAAAGCTCCCGTATCAGTAGTGCCTCATTGGCCAATATTAATATAGTAGGCGCCCGCCTTAAATGCAGAGAACACGGAGGAGTCAGACAAATGGCGCGTCTTATCGGTGAGCGGCTGCAGACAAACAATGGATTTTGCCACAATGTTCCCTCCATAACAAAGTACTCTATATAAGATGAAATTGAAAAATGACATCAGGGTAAGTAATAACGAAGGGGAAGTTTGGAACTGTAGGAGCGATAGCGCCCGCCTTTGTCTCCGGATTTCATCCGCGAAGAGCAGTGTGAATCAAGAAATCTGGGGACAACAGCGGCCGAAAGTCCAAACATTCCTCGTAGTTATGACTGATATCTGATGGGAAAATCTTAAGTTCATCTTATATAGAAAGAATATCAAATCTGCGGAAAAAGGTGAAAAGACGATGAATGATAAACCGGCAGCCGGTACGGGCGAAGCGGTTTCTGAAAGATTGTTCACTGCGGTGAGATTGTCGCCCGAGCTTCGCGGGGCCGTAGGCGGCATGTGCCGCAGCCTTTCACGGGAGCTGTCCTTTGCCAAATGGACTCATGAAGAGGATTATCATATAACGCTTCAGTTTCTGGGCGATACCGACCCCCGGTCCATTCCGGATCTTGTGTCGGTGCTGAAGGGGGCGGCAGCGGACTGTAGGCCGTTCACCTTGTCTTTGCAGGAAACAGGCATCTTCGGGCCTCCGGCCGCTCCGCGTGTCCTGTGGGCGGGAGTGGGCGGTGAGACGGACAGGCTGCAGGAATTGCATAGCCGGATCGTGGCGGCTACGCTGCCGCTTGGGTTTCGCGCCGAGGAGCGCGCTTATAAGCCCCATGTGACGCTGGCTCGTAAATATAGGGGAGAGCGTGCTTTTGACCCAGGATATCTTCATGCGTTTAAGCAGGAAGCGGATGCACTTGACATGTCCTGGAGAGTCGAGGAATGGGTTCTTTTTGTTACGCGAATGCACAAAAAACCGATGTATGAAATTGTCGAAACATTAACAATTTCTAAAAAGTAGTGTTCAAACCTCTCCTTTTAGGTTACATATAAAAGAATGTGCCGAAAAACTAGGAGGATTGAAATGTCTATATTCAAACAAAACCGCTGGATGCTGCCGCTACTCGGCGTAATTCTGGTGTGTTTCTCTGCGATAATTTTGCTGCTGCCAGAGCTCGGATTGAGCGGAGAGCGGGACAAGGTCTATGTGGGCCGTTTGCAGTCGCCGCTGCTTTTATCTGCGCCGCAGGCTGGCGATACCACAGTGAACGTGGGGGAGAGGACCAAGCCGGCGGCGGAACCGGCCCTCAAGGCCAGAGCCGCCATAGTCCGGCAGAGCCATCCCGAACTGTCTGTCGTTCCCCAGGCGCTTGTGACCGCCTGGAAGCCTGCGCCCGCCTCCGAATGGCTGAGCGTGAAACAATTGGTTCTGAAGGATAATAGCAACTCGGCGTCTGTAATTGCTAAGAACAAGGCCTCCGCAGCCGCACCAATCAGGCATCCGCAGAATGCGCGTGAAGCGAGACGGAAGGCGGCGGCAGGGACAGCGCCGCGCCAATCCAAGGACAAGAAGACTGCCGTAACCCGGAAACATCTCCCCGTAATACTTTACTTCTCACGGAATAAGCTATTAAGCCGGGAAGAGCGCGACCAATCCACCCGGAGCTACGCTGTATCCGAAGAAGAGGTGCTTCTGCTCCAGAAAATCGTAATGGCAGAGGCAGAAGGCGAACCGTACAAAGGCAAGGTGGCAGTTGCCAACGTTGTTCTAAACCGGCTGCGGTCAGCCCAATTTCCCAATACTATTAAAGCGGTCATATACCAGAAACATCAGTTTAGTCCGGTGGCCAACGGGCGGCTGAAGCGGGTAAAGCCAAACCAGGACTCGATCAGGGCTGTTGCCGCCGCGCTCTCCGGGGTTAAGGAAGTTACTGACGATACCTATTATTTCCTTTCGCTTAAGCTTGCCCAGGATCTTACCGTGCACCATTCCCAGACTTTTTCCGAAAAAATTGGAAATCATAGCTTTTATCGATAGTTCATCTTCTCGTAATGGGGTAATCTACTATTATGTAGAGGAGGGAATAATCATGAAAATTACTTACTACGGTCATTCTGCGCTGCTGATTGAATCGCCTGAGGCAAAAATCATCATTGATCCGTTCTTATCCGGAAATCCGGGTTCGGGAATCGCTCCGGAGAAGATCCGGGTTGATGCGGTGCTGCTGACCCATGGGCACTCTGATCATCTCGGAGATGCGGTTGAGATTGCCAAGAACAACGACTGCCCGATATTCGCGGTCTATGAGCTTGCCGAGTACTGCCGGATAAAAGGCGCGAAGGTCAAGCACATGAACATAGGCGGCAAACTTGCCTATTCCGGGTTTACCGTTAAGTATACGCCTGCCGTTCACTCTTCCTCCATACAGGAGGGCGACTACTGGATTTATCTAGGCGAGCCTGGAGGGATTCTGCTGACCCTTGAAGGCAAAACGCTGTTTCATGCCGGCGATACGGCGCTGTTCGGGGATATGAGGCTGATTGGGGAACGCAATGCTATCGATGTCGCCGCGCTTCCAATAGGGGATGTGCTGACGATGGGTCCGGACGATGCGCTGCTGGCGGCGAGCTGGCTGCGGGCGGCCAAGGTGATACCGGTGCATTATAATACTTTCCCGGTGATCGAACAGGACGGAGCGGAGTTCTGCAACCGGCTGAAGGAGGAGGGCATCACCGGATTCCCGCTCAAAGCCGGAGAGAGCGTGGAGATTTAGGAAGCGGCCGCAACAAAAAAAGGACGAACGGCGAACAGCCGGATCGTCCTTTTTGGCGGTATATCCAAATTCAATAAATTAAGGCGTCGAGTACACCGCTTTATCGCTAAGCGTCTGTGCCGTTGAGCCGTTCTCCCCAGCCAGTTTCGCCTGCTTGCCCAGCATCTCCAGCACCGTTACGGCGCAGTGATGCGGCTGGTAGTGGTCAGGGGTGAGCCGGAGGCGGCGCTGCTTCTCAAGCTCTGCATATTCGCGCTGGAGAAGCCGGAACCATTTGTCTATAACCGTCTCGGAGTCCAGTACCTCGGCCAATCCGAGCTCGACGAAATATTGAGAGTTCTTCTCTTCTTGCCCGGGAATGGCTTGATAGAAGAGCATAGGGATGCCTTTGGCCAGCGCCTCGGTGCAGGTCATGCCGCCCGGCTTCGTAATCAGCAGATCGGCGGCGTCCATCAGCTTGTTGACGTCGCTGCTGTATCCGAGAATCGTAATATTCGGATGCCGGAACCTTGAATCGCTGCGCATTTTGTCCACCAGTTTATCATTGCTGCCCATACAGAAAATGAGCTGGATATGATCAATCTTCGCCGTCAGCGCGTTCATGATTTCTTCGCCGAACATCAGGCCCCAGCCGCCGCCCATAATCAGCACGGTGGGCTTATCAGCAAGTCCCAGCTCCTGCCGGAGCGCCTCCCTGCTTGATCGTTCCCAGAATTTGGGGTGAACAGGAATTCCCGTTACCTTTACCTGATCGGAAGGAATGCCGCGTCCCGTCAAGATCGCCTTTACCCGAGAGGTGGAGACGAGGTAGCGGTTCACCTCAGCGTTAACCCAACTGCCGTGCGCGTCGTAGTCGGTAATCAGCGTGTACAGCGGCACTTTCAGCCCCAGATGCTTCAGCCTGGAAACGACGGCGGCAGGAAGAGGGTGTGTACATATAATAAGATCTGGTTTAAGCTGCTCGATGACTTGCCGGGCATGTGCATAAAAAACACGGTGCAGCGCCAGTTTAGTGAACCGGTTCAGCGATCTGTGATATTGCGTCTTGTACAGCATTCCAAATAGCTTGGGCTGGCTGCTGACGGTCTTGCGGTAGGCGGAAAGAATCCATGGAGCCACCGTCGGGTTCAGGAATTTGCCCAGCTCGATGACCCGGCACTGGACCGCAGGATTGAGGCGTTTAATGCCCTCAGCCAAAGCATAGGCGGCCCCTGTATGTCCTGTGCCGAAGCCTTCCGAA includes these proteins:
- a CDS encoding deoxyguanosinetriphosphate triphosphohydrolase family protein; protein product: MKLNELREHRQYPEITRLETSRAVYERDYSRLIHSPTFRRLQGKSQVFGAGTGDYYRTRLTHSLEVAQIAREAAKSLLRSYPEVGMEQAGNPGLVIDPEVVECAAIAHDFGHPPFGHKGEEVLDSILDRLIEEKTAQKAAVTGADPARKLEIYNEMRTKYEHFEGNAHNFRLIMFLEKRENIDGLNLSDAVLLGINKYPFPGTTLKKGMYLHEYEYISHIRSEWGIPQGKKTLEAQLMDLCDDIAYSAHDLEDGIKAGKIEVHEFFMHDPYILRLIVEKIMTLEDSFWHGWTEEAIRPKVEEVLNSFLRIWKEKMPTCENDYSRTRREVKAYWVSTFVASLGVIPDGDWKKVTFIKEGKEDEDLLRTVSVLKSFAWVTMIRDLRVQRLQKRSEWIVRRLWGAFLDPDTSKAIIPTDWLQRFEKDQRKQRPIWTWEHMVIDYIAGMTDAFAEKIYNELFGLKVGSIYDLD
- a CDS encoding TRM11 family SAM-dependent methyltransferase translates to MDYNLDYKLTPYLYMYRSHENESGLCSLELDVLLQGDILAPGLIIAREKIDPSRSPFLSGRIDILCASDSEEEIAQFAGGIRLGEGETFKLFCPKEGGGTYEERRELERRVGRQVSGTADMRSPDRVFGLVMHEGVLLLGEYRESDRSWQRRKVKPHNYSTGLGVVLSRSAVNIAASRPEGLRILDPCCGMGSVLIEGLSMGMDMAGCDLNPLAVRGARGNLRHFGYPENIVTLGDMRNLSGHFDAAVLDMPYNLCSVLSPTDTKEMLETLRRLTGRAVIISTQPVEESIAAAGFSIKGGCTVSKGSFKRSLWLCV
- a CDS encoding NAD(P)-dependent oxidoreductase produces the protein MAKSIVCLQPLTDKTRHLSDSSVFSAFKAGAYYINIGQ
- the thpR gene encoding RNA 2',3'-cyclic phosphodiesterase; amino-acid sequence: MNDKPAAGTGEAVSERLFTAVRLSPELRGAVGGMCRSLSRELSFAKWTHEEDYHITLQFLGDTDPRSIPDLVSVLKGAAADCRPFTLSLQETGIFGPPAAPRVLWAGVGGETDRLQELHSRIVAATLPLGFRAEERAYKPHVTLARKYRGERAFDPGYLHAFKQEADALDMSWRVEEWVLFVTRMHKKPMYEIVETLTISKK
- a CDS encoding cell wall hydrolase; amino-acid sequence: MSIFKQNRWMLPLLGVILVCFSAIILLLPELGLSGERDKVYVGRLQSPLLLSAPQAGDTTVNVGERTKPAAEPALKARAAIVRQSHPELSVVPQALVTAWKPAPASEWLSVKQLVLKDNSNSASVIAKNKASAAAPIRHPQNAREARRKAAAGTAPRQSKDKKTAVTRKHLPVILYFSRNKLLSREERDQSTRSYAVSEEEVLLLQKIVMAEAEGEPYKGKVAVANVVLNRLRSAQFPNTIKAVIYQKHQFSPVANGRLKRVKPNQDSIRAVAAALSGVKEVTDDTYYFLSLKLAQDLTVHHSQTFSEKIGNHSFYR
- a CDS encoding metal-dependent hydrolase, with protein sequence MKITYYGHSALLIESPEAKIIIDPFLSGNPGSGIAPEKIRVDAVLLTHGHSDHLGDAVEIAKNNDCPIFAVYELAEYCRIKGAKVKHMNIGGKLAYSGFTVKYTPAVHSSSIQEGDYWIYLGEPGGILLTLEGKTLFHAGDTALFGDMRLIGERNAIDVAALPIGDVLTMGPDDALLAASWLRAAKVIPVHYNTFPVIEQDGAEFCNRLKEEGITGFPLKAGESVEI
- a CDS encoding UDP-N-acetylglucosamine--LPS N-acetylglucosamine transferase, with the protein product MRKKRVLLFSEGFGTGHTGAAYALAEGIKRLNPAVQCRVIELGKFLNPTVAPWILSAYRKTVSSQPKLFGMLYKTQYHRSLNRFTKLALHRVFYAHARQVIEQLKPDLIICTHPLPAAVVSRLKHLGLKVPLYTLITDYDAHGSWVNAEVNRYLVSTSRVKAILTGRGIPSDQVKVTGIPVHPKFWERSSREALRQELGLADKPTVLIMGGGWGLMFGEEIMNALTAKIDHIQLIFCMGSNDKLVDKMRSDSRFRHPNITILGYSSDVNKLMDAADLLITKPGGMTCTEALAKGIPMLFYQAIPGQEEKNSQYFVELGLAEVLDSETVIDKWFRLLQREYAELEKQRRLRLTPDHYQPHHCAVTVLEMLGKQAKLAGENGSTAQTLSDKAVYSTP